The genomic interval GGGGACCGCGCATAGCTTCCCGACGGTTTCACCAGCCCCTTCGCCATCGAGACATAGCGCAGGCCATCGGGCGTCTCGGCAAGCTGGAACAGGATGCGGTCGGGAATCGCCGCCGCCTCGTGGACGATCCACAGCGGGCAGGCGCCGCCGAAGCGCGCGAATTGCAGCCGCGTCGCCGAATGCCGCTTGGTGATATTGCCCGCCATGTCGACGCGGCAGAAGAACATGGGGATACCGCGCGCGCCGGGACGCTGGAGCGTCGAAAGGCGATGACACGCCTGCTCGAAGCTTACCCCATATTGAAGGCGCAGCCGGTCGATGTCGTGCCGCACCGCGCGCGCGCTGGCGCGGAAGGGCGCATAAGGCATCAGCACCGCGCCCGCCGCATAGTTGGCGAGGCCGACGTGAAGCAACTGGCGGGCGGCGGCGGTGCGCAGCGGCGAGGCTTCGACCACGGCCGCGATTTCATCCGCCAAGGCCAGCGCGGCGAGCTGGTGCGCAAGCTGGAAGCGCCGGCTTTCGGCGGGCTGCGACGGATCGATGACGAGGTGGCGCATCGTCGCGTCGAAATCGCGCAGCGCCTGCGTCTGGCTGTAGACGATCGAAATGCCGAGCGCGTCGCGCAATCGCCGTTCGATGGCCTCGATCGCAGGCGAGGGGGCCTTTCCGCGCAATTGCCCTGCCAGCATCTCGGCGGCGCGGTCCAGCCGGTCGACATAATTGCCCGCGTCGTGGAACCAGTCGCGCACCTCTTCCCATGGCAGCCGGCTGCCCTCCGCCGTGCCGCCGGTCAGCGCCTCGTCGATGATCTGGAGCCGCTGTCCCGCCCGGCGATAGGCCGCGTGGAGCGCGACGAACTGGTCGGCGAGTTGCGGTTGCTGGAGCGCGGCGCGTTCGAGCTGCTCAGGCGCGAGCGGAGCGGCAGCGAAGAGCGGATCGGCGGCCGCCTCGCGCAGCGCGCCCGCGCGGCGATCGCCCGCGCCGGCGGCGACCTCCTCCCATTCGAGCGGAAACAGCTTTTGCAGCCGGTCGAGCAGCGCGGGCGTCAGCGGGCGGTCGTCATGCTCGATCTGGCTGAGGTAGGAGGTCGAAATGCCGAGGGTTGCGGCGAACTCGGCCTGCTTGAGACCGCGCTCGGTACGGAGTTGGCGCAGGCGGCTGCCGGCGAAGATGCGTTGGCGGGTCACAAAGCTTCTCCTCTCCCCTTGCGGGAGAGGATATGGAGGCTTGGCGGCAAAGCCGCCTAGCCGGAGTTGGAGAGGGGAAGCCCCCTCTCAAGACTTGCTGAGGCGACAAGTCGCCAAGCCAAGTCTTTCTCTCCCGCAAGGGGAGAGAAGCGATAGTTTGCAAACTATCACTTTGCAACTTTGCAATTTCGCATTTGCATCGCAGCGCCGACGAAGGCAGACGGCATCTTCCAGATCAACCGGAGAGCCGCATGTCCGCCAATATCGCCGAAATGGAACGCCGCCGCGCCGCCGCCGTGCTGGGGGGCGGGCAGAAGCGCATCGATGCGCAGCATGCGAAGGGCAAGCTCACCGCGCGCGAGCGGCTCGACGTGCTGCTCGACGAAGGATCGTTCGAGGAACTCGATACCTATGTCGAGCATGATTGCGTCGATTTCGGCATGCAGGACCAGAAGATCCCGGGCGACGGCGTCGTCACCGGATCGGGCACGATCAACGGCCGCCTCGTCTATGTCTTCAGCCAGGATTTCACCGTCTTCGGCGGCTCGCTGTCGAAACGCCATGCAGAGAAGATCTGCAAGGTCATGGAAAAGGCGATGCTTGTCGGCGCGCCGGTAATCGGCCTCAACGACAGCGGCGGCGCGCGCATTCAGGAGGGCGTCGCGTCGCTCGGCGGCTATGCCGACGTGTTCCAGAAGAATGTGCTCGCCTCGGGCGTGGTGCCGCAGATCAGCCTGATCATGGGCCCGTGCGCGGGCGGTGCGGTGTACAGCCCGGCGATGACCGACTTCATCTTCATGGTGAAGGATTCGAGCTACATGTTCGTCACCGGCCCCGACGTCGTCAAGACCGTCACCAACGAGGTCGTGACGCAGGAGGAACTCGGCGGCGCGATCACCCACACGACCAAAAGCTCGGTCGCCGATCTGGCGTTCGAGAACGACATCGAGGCACTGCTCGCGGCGCGCGACTTCTTCGACTATCTGCCCGAGAACAACCGCAGCGGCGTTCCCGTGCGCCCGACGAGCGACCCCTATGACCGCGCCGAGGAAAGCCTCGATACGCTGATCCCGCCCAATGCGAACCAGCCCTATGACATGCACGAGCTGATCCGCAAGACGGTCGACGAAGGCGATTTCTTCGAGGTGCAGCCGGCGCACGCGGGCAACATCATCTGCGGTTTCGGGCGCATCGAGGGTCGCACCATCGGCATCGTCGCGAACCAGCCGATGGTGCTCGCGGGGGTGCTCGACATCAATTCGTCGAAGAAGGCGGCGCGCTTCGTCCGCTTCTGCGACGCGTTCGAGATTCCGATCGTCACCTTCGTCGACGTTCCCGGCTTCCTGCCCGGCACCGCGCAGGAATATAACGGCATCATCAAGCATGGCGCGAAGCTGCTGTTCGCCTATGCCGAGGCGACGGTGCCCAAGATCACGGTGATCACGCGCAAGGCCTATGGCGGCGCATACGACGTGATGGCGTCGAAGCATCTGCGCGGCGACCTCAACTATGCCTGGCCGACCGCCGAGATCGCGGTGATGGGCGCCAAGGGCGCGGTCGAGATCATCTTCCGCGCCGACATCGGCGATCCCGAAAAGATCGCGCAGCGGACGAAGGAATATGAGGACCGTTTTGCGAACCCGTTCGTCGCGGCGCAGCGGGGGTATATCGACGAGGTGATCTACCCGCACTCGACGCGGCGGCGGATCGCGCTGGGGCTCAGGAAGCTGCGCAACAAGCAGTTGGAGAATCCGTGGAAGAAGCACGACAATATTCCGCTGTAATTTCTGTCGTCACCCCGGACTTGATCCGAGGTCCATTTCTCCGGCGCCGCAAGAATGGACCTCGGATCAAGTCCGGGGTGACGAAGGCGGTGAGGTTCGATTGTGACGACCGGCACATCCGATGCGCCGGGCTGGAGGCAAGAGCAGCAAGCGGCTAGGCTGCCGCGATGGTCTTGATTTTCCAATGAGGTTTGAAAATGCGTAACGCCTTTCTCGCTCTTCTGATGGCTCCGGCCCTGCTGGCCGCGCCCGCCGCATCGGCGTTCGATCCCGACACGCCGGTCGGCGCGCCCAAGGAAGCGTTTCCGGTCGTGCTCGGCGATGACGAGGACACGACGATCGACGCCGCGTTCCGCGCCGCCTTCGCGCTTCCGAAAGGCGCCAAGGCGGAGGCCGAGCGGGTGATCGACGATCGCACCTATCATTTCCGTCCCGTTGCGATCCATCTGCTCGAAGATAATACCGGCGTGCTGCTGAGCGTCGGCGGGCTCGACGAGGCGGGACATAGCGAGGGCGGCCTCAACGCGATCCACTATCTGAAATCGAGCCCGACGGGCTGGGTGAAGCAGGGCGAATGGATCGACGTCGGCGCGGTCGGCACCGTGGGGAATGGCGCGACGAGCTGGGTCTTCACCAGCCTGCTTGGCCGCAATC from uncultured Sphingopyxis sp. carries:
- a CDS encoding helix-turn-helix transcriptional regulator codes for the protein MTRQRIFAGSRLRQLRTERGLKQAEFAATLGISTSYLSQIEHDDRPLTPALLDRLQKLFPLEWEEVAAGAGDRRAGALREAAADPLFAAAPLAPEQLERAALQQPQLADQFVALHAAYRRAGQRLQIIDEALTGGTAEGSRLPWEEVRDWFHDAGNYVDRLDRAAEMLAGQLRGKAPSPAIEAIERRLRDALGISIVYSQTQALRDFDATMRHLVIDPSQPAESRRFQLAHQLAALALADEIAAVVEASPLRTAAARQLLHVGLANYAAGAVLMPYAPFRASARAVRHDIDRLRLQYGVSFEQACHRLSTLQRPGARGIPMFFCRVDMAGNITKRHSATRLQFARFGGACPLWIVHEAAAIPDRILFQLAETPDGLRYVSMAKGLVKPSGSYARSPRRYAVALGCEAQYAADFVYADGVDVAAPRAATRIGSSCRICPRDDCDQRAFPPSDRPILVDPDRRGVVPYRIG
- a CDS encoding acyl-CoA carboxylase subunit beta, whose amino-acid sequence is MSANIAEMERRRAAAVLGGGQKRIDAQHAKGKLTARERLDVLLDEGSFEELDTYVEHDCVDFGMQDQKIPGDGVVTGSGTINGRLVYVFSQDFTVFGGSLSKRHAEKICKVMEKAMLVGAPVIGLNDSGGARIQEGVASLGGYADVFQKNVLASGVVPQISLIMGPCAGGAVYSPAMTDFIFMVKDSSYMFVTGPDVVKTVTNEVVTQEELGGAITHTTKSSVADLAFENDIEALLAARDFFDYLPENNRSGVPVRPTSDPYDRAEESLDTLIPPNANQPYDMHELIRKTVDEGDFFEVQPAHAGNIICGFGRIEGRTIGIVANQPMVLAGVLDINSSKKAARFVRFCDAFEIPIVTFVDVPGFLPGTAQEYNGIIKHGAKLLFAYAEATVPKITVITRKAYGGAYDVMASKHLRGDLNYAWPTAEIAVMGAKGAVEIIFRADIGDPEKIAQRTKEYEDRFANPFVAAQRGYIDEVIYPHSTRRRIALGLRKLRNKQLENPWKKHDNIPL